The DNA region AGAGCCAAAGATAGAGTAACAAATCAGGAATTTCCCTCCTGCCACTCCTGAGAGCGCAAGAGAGGACAAAAGTTATGGATTAAGCGTTTCTCCTCAGAGAGGAAAAAGCGAAAGGCAGCTTctacttcttcatttctttgtCATTCGGCATATCTACGCGTTTAACACGCGCACTCAGGGCATTGTTTTggaaaaaaagttgttttttatgtcATTATGAGTCGGGACCTACGGGCTCTGCATGATGACCTCTTTTAGAACATTTGGTGGAATAAACGTCGCACTGCAGGAGAGCAGCGTTTATGAAGAATACTGTGATTTGCAACTTTTGGTTTTATGACTTATTTTCAGCTGTTCGTTTGGGATTGCTGTCGCTGGTCACTTTTCTCGCTGCTGAGTTCCTCGATGGCGTAGGTGGTTGCAAGATTTCTTCAATCACCTTTTTGGACAAGGATTTGATATTTACCAGGCATATTCATCTGGATTATGTGCGTAACACAAATCGGAGTGTTTAAAAGCCAGTGaaaagtcatcatcatcactttTCGGAGAAAGGGAAATGCGGAGTGAAAACGGCGTGTAGGAGGATGCTGCTGCTTGTACAATGGAAGTGAAGAACTCTTTTGCTGTTGTTGCGGTGGTTTGTCTGTTATTTTGCACCACTTTCAGCCAAGAACTCAACCCCAAAGGCAGGAATGTATGCAAAGCACCTGGGTAAGCAtcagttcagaagaaaataggATCTAATCCATTGGTTTGCAAATCAGAGTGTTTGTGAGGTTTCCTTGTGGCTTTGTTTGCCTCAGGATGCGACTTTCTTTCAAATAGAGTTGAAATTGCTCCAAAGCAATTTCTGACATATCATTCCTCAAGTGTTATTCAGTTGGTTGAAAATCACGGGGTTTTAAAACCGAGCATAGGACATCAACAACTTGGTCATAACATTGGCATTGTTTGCAGAGTTGGCCTCGAATAACGGTTTAAACATTCGGCGCTAATATTTGAAATCAGCCACTGACTTCATTCtctaaacttttattttgcGCTTAAATCAAGCATTCTTATTAGCACTGATATATTCGATAtattgtttcacttttttttctcctacaTATAACGTGTTGCCAGTCCGCTGTATAAACAGGAGGAGGAGTCATTGAAGAAAGCAGCTCTACAGATGTGTACATCTGGAACAGGAGTGTTTTCATTGCTCTGTAGGGGCGCTCTCACTGACCTTCACGGTATTCGTGGCACCATTTAATAacacaaagtggttgataataAGTTTATGAAATGTTTATAGGAACATCATTTGGTTGACAGTTGATATTTCAGAATAACGTTTTTGAAAAGTAATATAATTAAATCCACATATCcagacatctctctctctctctctctctctctctctctctctctctctctctctctctctctctctctctctctctctctctctctcaaaagtGAAGGTTTCCAAAAAGCATATCTCGGTGACCTCTAGGATTATAGCTGAGCCTGTGGATGTCtggtgtaaaagaaaaaacaaacccaGGTCCACAATTGCTGCCTGCAGTCTATGTTTATGCATTTTGGAATTGTGGTAGGACATAAATGTAATCCAGGGTTCATTCTCCATTATGTCATAAAAGATGTGTGATAAGAAATCACATGCTTGGcatcttttgtttctttaaatatacGCATTCAAAGTTTGTATAGCAAAACTGAAAAAAGGCTTATctgaaaagacacacacatctttTCATGTCATCAgaataaaaagtaaagttaATTAAGTTGTGCCGTCACCACGTGCATTGTTCTTTGCTATTCTGGGAAACAAATAGTAATTTGGGAAGTTTTCAGTGTGATATgcaagtttgacattttgcctCATTTCAGTATTCAGTCATACCAGTGAACTCTGCACTCACCACTCACTTGTTTTTCCAATTATTCCCATTTGGTTTAAATTTTTCCTGACTTGAATGCTCGGCTTTCAATACTGATGccgaaaaatgtttttttaattagttaaaGAGCAGCCATTGACTTTATTGGCAGAGGTAGTTGATACGCTCTTTATGaaataacaaaagacaaacaggaGCGCAGCTCTGCTTCTAAACACCTAATTAATTCTACACAACAGTGAATGCAATCTTTCTTTCTAGTGCTGATATTAGttggctgtgtgtttgtcaagACTTTGGAACGGCACAGTTTCAAAAAGTTGAATCCAGTGCCATACAatgcacataaaataaaaggctTATTTAGAAATATTCTGCAGTCCATAACAAGTGAAAGCATACAGAGCTCAGACCTGTGATCTTCACCACGCGCCTATTTTGGCAGCATAAAAAAACAGCGCGGCTTCGTGCTCGTTGACTGAAAGCAAACTGCCATCTTCAAACACTTAAGGGGAAGCTGACGTGTTGCAGGGGCCCCGCAGAGGTCACAGGcgtgggaggaagagaagactCATCCGTCCTTTCCTGACAGGCCTAAAACTTGGCTGCAAAAAGTTGTCTCTTAATATTCACATTTCCCCTGAGGAAACCTAAAGAAACTGATAAACTACACAGATTCAGAGGTTAAGGGCTTTTGAGTGTATGTGCTTTATACAGATGGGAATGACCCACATTCAGATAATTACACAACCATGTAAGCATATGCGTCATCTACAATGCCCTGCATACGTTTGCAGAACCTGGCACCAGCCACATCAATAGGAACTTTGAGATCAAAGAAGCATGAGCTGGGTGTGGATTCTGCCTGTTtgatatgtgtttttgttttactgtattttagCTACGCTCTTCATCATTCTCAATATCCACTTCTTTTCCAGATCATCAGGATCTGTGTGCTGCAGTGGATGGGGGCAGCTAGGGGATGAATGCCTGACACGTATGTACCATACAGAGAACATTCATCAGTACATGTCCTATAGCTCATTGTGCAAGCCGGATGAATAATGTGTTCAATTCTTCTTCACCCAAGCTCTCTGCGAAGGCAACTTCACCTGCAAGGAAAATGAGGTGTGTGTCAGGCCGAATGAATGTCGCTGTCGTCATGGATACTTTGGAGCTAGCTGTGACACTAGTAAGGGATTTCTTACTCGTCTATGGTGTTTGAAAGTCATTGCTCGTGGCAtggctctgtgtgtttttctgtatgTATAGTTACACCACTTTttttccagactgaaatatctcaacaactctTGAGTGCTAGCTAATGGAGTTTTTCCAGTGGATTTTCGATtattgcaacaacaaaaaaagctctgtggcaaacaaacgcttatgatacttacacgctttgttcagcaagataatcttcacaactgaacaccacttttatgatttttgaagcgtaaatgcaatcACCAGAAGTAAAAACGCTAACTTTAGGCTATAAACTAAAGACACTGCAGTCGCTTGACTTTACGTCACCACAACTAAGCTAAAGGGCTAAAGGCGGACTAGTGTTTGGCAAGGTGGAGTTTAGTCATTTAATTTGGCCACTTGTTAGCGAACCACCTTTTTTAAGACACTTCAAAGTTTTAACATTCACtagtggggtatttactgaaATTCTATGTCgtaaaatgaaacattaatatATCTTAGGTCTGTGTTAATAACAGACCTTATTTAATGCATCTAACCAAAACCCCATTCAAAAacctgcagcactctattagATAAATTGCCATGAAATCAGCATAtgtagctaacatgctaaacaaaGATTGTTACCACGGTAAACTTTGTACCtgcaaaacatcagcatgtgtATTGCCGTTGTGATTACGTTGCCATGTTGGTGTTTAGCAACAACAAGCTGTCTGGCTGTGGACTCTTACTCTTGTTTAAGGATATTTGACAAGTCAGAATATGTTTCCCAATATCCTGATGACTGCACTGTCTTTCAACAGAATGCCCTTCCCAGTTCTGGGGCCCTGACTGCAAGGGGAAATGTAATTGTTACCCCAACGGCCAGTGCGATGACTTGACTGGCGAGTGTACATGCAACCACAATCGTTGGGGACCTAACTGCGAGAATGCTTGCTTATGCCAAAAGGGAAAGTGTGACCAAGAGACAGGCAAATGCACATGTCACCCTGGCGCCTGGGGTCCCCAGTGCAATAACAACTGCTACTGCAGCATCAACTCTGTCTGCGATGCAATGACGGGCCGATGTATGTGCAATCCTGGTTGGACGGGCAGGAACTGTGCAATCCAGTGTAACTGTAACAACTCACCATGCGACCAGTTCGCGGGACGCTGCCAGTGCCGGGAGAGGCTGTGGGGCCCACGGTGTGATCGTTACTGCCAGTGCATCCACGGCAAGTGCAACCAGGCCGACGGCTCGTGCACCTGCACACCAGGGTACCGTGGGAAGTTCTGCAGGGAACCATGTCCTGCCGGATTCTATGGTCAAAACTGCAGGAACAGGTGCGGAAAGAAACTTGGCAGAGGGCTAATGTACCATATTAAAGACACAGGAAACAGTTTTACAGATGCCTAATGTTCAATTCCCTTGTCTGATCCATATTATAGTGCGGTTTTGTGGTTTTAATAGGAAATAAGATTTGATATATGCTGCAGCTGATAACCCTCAAAATATGTGACGCTGTTACTTAATGGAGCAATAATAAAGTGAGATTTGGGAGTTGGTATTCACATTATCCCATAATCATCAGCCAACATGTAAAAGCAATTCAGGTTAAGTGCTTTACCTTCCATGGACTGTGACATGCTCACACGATGTAGTAAAtatagtaaaagtaaaaagaacacAGTTAGAGTTCAATGTAGTTTATCTCCCTCTTGAAGGGATCATTAAAGCAACACTTTTAAGGGCTAAACAGTTTTACTACATTTAGATGAGATGAAGGAGTTTTTGTGCAGAGGATAAatgagctttctttttctgttttccttgGCTGACCACAGGTGTGGGCACTGCAAGGGCCAGCAGCCCTGTAAGGTAACAGAGGGACGTTGCATCACCTGTGACAGAGGTTGGAATGGAACCCGGTGTGACCAGCTCTGCTCGAAAGGCTTCTTCGGCGAAAATTGCCAGGATGTGTGTCCCACCTGTAAAGACGGTCACCACTGTGACCCCATCCATGGCAAGTGCTCTCACTGTAACCCTGGCTGGATTGGGGACAGGTAAGAAAACACCcaatttataaatgtgtagaagaaaaacaaacacattttgttgttCCGTCAGACCTGTTTTTCACAGTGAGCTCTGTCATTTTCAAAGTTAGGAACATAATAGCAGGGCCTTTAACTAGTAGCTACTGTAATACCATTTTCCATATGGTAATAATGTCTGTGACTCATATCGCTAAGCTTGAAAATGACCGTAATCATGGCATTCCTTTTGTGTGTAATAGGTGCGAGGTGCGCTGCCCCAACGGTACATATGGCGAGAACTGTGAGAACAACTGCAGTCACTGTTTTAACGGCATCTGTCATGTTGTCACCGGAGAGTGCTTGTGCGACCGGGGATTTTATGGCACATAGTAAGTTATAAGACACTTCATACCCAAAAGAAACCCCTCATGTTTACGCTTTACAATACGCAGTGAAAATGGTTGATGGCTTCTTATTGCTTTTGTCATACTTATATCTTCAGTATCGAACGAGCAAGCATGTGTTTTTTACAGATACTAATAaagaacacatttgaaataggaAAGTTAAATTCCTACAAACTTCcatcaaatgaaaaatgttgccTGGAACAAAAAAACTGATCCCATTTATgccttttctccttttctgtgTCATATTTCATGCATCTGTCACTTGGAATGAACATTAAAcagatgttgtttttgtctgtacTCAAGCTGCAATATGACCTGTCAACCTGGCCAGTACGGAGTGAACTGCAACCAAACCTGCTCTTGCAATGACAAGAACTGTGATCCTGTGTCTGGTGCTTGCTATCTCCGTAAGAAAatccctttttttaaagaacaagcAAATGCTTTGTAGTTATGATGTTTTAAAGATATGTCTAActagtgtttttataaatattgtaccttttttaaaaacagctaTTTCTTACTTGTTCTACacatactgtaataattataacCCTCTAAACTGTTTGTCCAAATACCCATATGCCACTAGTGCTGCCTGTGTATTAAATGTCTAATAGTTGGCTGTACACACTGAGTACCAACAAACACATCTATTCAGGTCAGTGTATGTAGTGGGAGAGTAACTTAGCAAGGCCTTGATAGCGTTTCCAGACCCAGACCGGTGTCCTTTTTATGGCTGTGTTTGTTGGCTCTGTTCCTGtgcagccagagagagagagaaagaggaaggaagaagaaataaagaggGGGATGgagtaaataaaagagaaaaagagaacttGGAAGGGAGACAGAAAGTGGAGGAAAAAGTGGACTGTTTGGAAATAGGATGTCAGTGGAGGCAGGCAGGGAGAATATTGTTGTTTAGAACACAAAGGTTTTTGGGATTTTGGCCAGTGGACACGATGGGCAGCGGCAGGTTGGTCAGTGATATCGTAGGAAAGGACAACCTGGGATACTAAGAGAATCCCTCTGCACTTAGACTAGGCTACATAATTATGCGATGGGTGAAGTTACTGAACTGCgtagctttaaatgttgctgcagcATTGTGGGACGCCCTTATCTCTTTTCCTTTTGGTAAAGGATGGTACAGTGTACcctatgctaaaggagataagaaaaGGAAGTATTAAAGCGCCTTCCCTTAGCATTTAGTGAATTCcaccagctcttatcatggctgccactaaatacttccgggtcatttcactcagatAGGAACCTTCCTAGACAAAATACACTATTCTATTGGAGCCCTTGTCACCTTTACCTCACCCCCCACCCACACTGTTTCCTATTCTTTATCCAGTTGTGAGCACAGAGCAGTGACAGTGCAATACAGCACTTATTATATGTGGGGTGTATCCCACTCGAAAAGTGAGTGGTGCTAATATGACTTATGACTTATGGTGAGGGGCGTGTAGTAAAGAGGGGGTCGGGGGGACAGGATTTTCTTGCAGGAAATCAGCAATGAAAGCACAAGTGGTCCCATGTCTTGAGAAAGATAagattaataatgcattatttgCAGTGAATTTCAGCCTGTTGCAGTATTCCTCAGAGATGCTTCATGTCATCAGCTATTGAAAATCAATTGTTAACGCAACACTGTGCTATCAAATGCAACTACCACATCAATACAGATCATTATCAATCATATAGAGTTAGCTAAGCCCTCTTCTCAAGTGAGTTGACTTTACTTGTACGGTCGATCATAATAATTTGCTATAAAGTTTCTAGTGTTCgtgatgacagagagggagatttGTTGAAACTGGCATGAAGAGTTTTGCTGCGCCAATGTGGCACACCCATAATTCCCTGCTTCTCGTCTTACAGAGCCCAACCAGCGGATGGGTGTGATCGCGGCTGGAACCCTGGTCTCCTTTTTACTGATTGTCCTCCTCtcgctgctgtgctgctgctgcctgtgtCGACACAAAGACGACCACAAGTGAGTGACAGATAGTTCTCTTCACCTCTATGGGTCATGATGGGAGCTCGAGTTCCTAGTAGGAGGCTTGCCTTGGTtataaaaatagaagaaaatattttctttttactctctCTCACAGGTACTAGGTTGTTAAaggaataaatgcatttaaattgtatttcaagTGCTTTTGTATATTGACATTATAGTGTGAGTAGCAATGTGAGCAGCCTCAGAGCCCTCAAAAGAGGCACGGGTCCAGGTTTAATATGTCCAGGTTTAATATGCCTCTTTTGAATGATTCATTTGGATTTCCATGGCGTCATCCCTTTTCAATCCTAACCAAGACATCTCCACCAACAGCAAAAAAGCCAAGCGGATCCTGTGTGGACGATTCAGCCGAATCAGCACTAAACTTCCCCGTATTCCACTGAGACGACAGAAACTACCCAAAGTAGTCGGTAAGCCCCAAAACTCTTTCTCATATCCCACCGCAGTGCTGCCACAAGCTGCTGTGTTTTATGTAATCATCCTCTCTGGTGCTTGTACAATACAGTCTGCTAAAGCCGCATCACTCATAGCTttattaaagtggcaatagacaatatatttgctttaacttatcattatgaagtaaactttgattgcacaatgtaataaCTGtcgaataatgacaccatcagcgTTTGGATTGGTTTCCTATAAGCCTTGCTTCAcaatgcaattctgtctgcctccaGGTCGCAAACTCCCCTTCCCAATAAACGCCCTAGACACATAAATGTCATCACTGCTTACCAGAAGAGCATTTTGTTAAGAGGCAACGTAACACAATAACTTAAACATAGCTATCACAAGCAGCATAACAAGCAGAGTAATGTTAACTTTTGAAACTCTACCCAGCTAAAGACCCCCGTTGGCGGAGGAGGCGAAGAAGGAGAATGATAAAAACGTTATTTCTATTAAGCTAgatcagtaagtaacaaaaGCTGCATATAGCTAGATTGATCTACTTGTTCATATAAAAATCAATGTACACAGAATATGATATCACTGCCCCTGTCGCGCAGTTTGTTTAACAAATGCGGTGTttcctgtgttgttggtagctctttgcgacagcagcagcaacaacaagacCACTTGGAAGCACTAGAGAGCGAGACGTTGAAAAGCTGTCTGTTGCCACTTTAAAAGCCAATGCATAATTAGGACATTAAAGTAATGAGGTTCAGATTTTACATGGAGCTGTCAGATGATATGAAAACTGTGTTTTCACTGGCTATCAGTGCTTTTATACGTCAGCTTAACACAGCAGAGACAATGACAGCAATTAATAGCAGTAAGAGTGAGCATTTTCCCTCAGTGCTACCTTAGTCTTCCTCTTAGATGATAAATAGGGTTGAAAAGTGTATGGTGGCTGCCAGGCGAGTATGAGGTTTCATTTGAAAGGAATGCACTGGTTTTAGAGCCCCTTATTATTCTTGGCACCCTCAAATGCCATGTGTTCATGTTATTACAACCCTAAACTGGGCCCTTTTTTTTCCTCCGCATTTTCTTTACTCGTTTCCATCGTCTCCTTCCCCAAGAAAACTTTTCTTGGGCTGAGGAGGAGGCTGTGTTATTAAAAGAAGGCCCGTGGTTGTCGGGGGGCCCGGGTGGTGGTGAGTGACACGCTATCAAAGGCCGCACTGTTTGGGTGGACGCTGCGGCTCTGCTGCTCCATGCGGAGATCTCGTGGTCTGTGACAGATCTGTCTGTGACCCCAGtctatttatttcttcttctttttttttttataccgtAGACAGAAGAGATATGATGATCTTTTAaaccccaccacacacactctaaaataacttattttgttAAGGGTTATAAAGCAGTtgtaatgtttaaaatacaCCTAATTATctgaatttctttaaaaatacaagTGTTTGCCCCTATCAGCTATGTTATATCACTATACAGAGGATTATTCTTCATTGTGACAATACATGCAGATGCAGGGTCAATGTATTTTCATGTCCTGTATATCAGAACAGCAATATTTTCTGCACTTCACAAACCTCTTAATGGAATTTCCAATATTTTCAAGACAAATATTCTTCTTATTATAAAGACCTGTATAGATGCCCATTTGTATTAActgtgcaaatgtttttatttactaattGAAGTTAAATATTGAATACATATTGTTTAGCAGCATTGACAGAATATGGGGATGACATTTGCTGTAGTTGCTAAAGCAATTAGTCAATTAATGAATGAGTCCACTGACAGGAAGTTAATGAGCAACAACTTTCATAATCGATTTATTGTtaaaagtcatttatcaagAAACAGAAAAAGCCAAACATTCCCTGGTGCCAGCTTGTCAAATTTGCTGCTTTTGCCCATGTGTCATTGTGAATAAATCTTTGGACTGTGGGTCTGATAAAACAAGCCATGGGAGTGGGctctgggaacttgtgatgTGAATCTTTTTcgattttctgacatttatagTTTCAATGATTGATtggtttaaaaaacatatatattctaAGTGTTGCACGGCCGGTTCCTAACATTGCTTCGGCTTAAGCATCATTATGTAGCACTGTAATTTGAGTGTGCTGTGGAAGGAGTTGATGACCTGGTTTCTTTTCCATGTCTGAGCAGCATGTGCCTCCTCAGTTATCCAGCTGAGCTAGAATCTGTCCCAATTATGGCTTGGTCAAAATGCAACACTGGGACAGAGTTGCCTTTGTCATCACAGTGTGGGACTTTAATACGCTTGTTTGTGAAGAGCTTGACCATGTGAAGCAATCTGCCAGAGGCATATCTATTTTACATCTTTACGTAAAGATACTGGGATGTGTTTACACTGTtagcaaagagacacaaatccATATTTAGGCTTTTACAGTCAAGATTTCtatattttagaaaacaaataagaCGACCATGTACCAATCAAATACCCAGTCAAATCTATTACAACTTGTATGCGTCTCTCTGGTCCTTCATGGTTTGTCCTATCCAAATGTTTGCTACTCTGCTTTCTGTTGGGCTAGCCACAGAAGTGTGGTCTGCCAACATTTAGAAACTCAAACTGACTGGGGCTACACAGTCCTGCACACACGCATTCCAGAGGGGGCCCAATGGGgctggaaacaggaagtggtcaAATTTACCCCAGCCCATGTCAGA from Cottoperca gobio chromosome 9, fCotGob3.1, whole genome shotgun sequence includes:
- the scarf2 gene encoding scavenger receptor class F member 2, translated to MEVKNSFAVVAVVCLLFCTTFSQELNPKGRNVCKAPGSSGSVCCSGWGQLGDECLTPLCEGNFTCKENEVCVRPNECRCRHGYFGASCDTKCPSQFWGPDCKGKCNCYPNGQCDDLTGECTCNHNRWGPNCENACLCQKGKCDQETGKCTCHPGAWGPQCNNNCYCSINSVCDAMTGRCMCNPGWTGRNCAIQCNCNNSPCDQFAGRCQCRERLWGPRCDRYCQCIHGKCNQADGSCTCTPGYRGKFCREPCPAGFYGQNCRNRCGHCKGQQPCKVTEGRCITCDRGWNGTRCDQLCSKGFFGENCQDVCPTCKDGHHCDPIHGKCSHCNPGWIGDRCEVRCPNGTYGENCENNCSHCFNGICHVVTGECLCDRGFYGTYCNMTCQPGQYGVNCNQTCSCNDKNCDPVSGACYLQPNQRMGVIAAGTLVSFLLIVLLSLLCCCCLCRHKDDHNKKAKRILCGRFSRISTKLPRIPLRRQKLPKVVVAHHDPENTFNCSFIEPPSVAEQPSPSSWSSQESFSSFESGDEGPVYCVPHEESVNESRGKRSPSPATEKPEAVSNDDDAGEYTSLKDTSVTKPEGSEQPLLKSSDSEGSTSGSESTTVALYARIARLSKQSKEDDGSGKDGDGAPTPEGKRNGKPPPSPGKPKPRPPDPSTKPKVSWIHGNTTGSPQPEQQGHGGIKALALPKEKKRSSSDGSAKSEEQQKMKERSREQQKKQEGKEADVNGSPSKHKPLRGKKSGDEPSSPSHMEHINGVVQNALKKISSFHSSTSEKKSADSPKEIPKEPPKSPKVIHPHMNSEAATLLAAQLKEKTQSINRNEGTGLTKTNGLSTPKGNREKPTPPQKAKRTPSSGLNQQGSTKPLLPTSSNLQKMVAPVATDLGNPEAKSPEKQDLNGSRAGDLMFDPTPKKTPIKKPPRKKGKEGTLDTSENKIPQHKTAIMPPQVVK